From Populus alba chromosome 16, ASM523922v2, whole genome shotgun sequence:
ATGAACAATTGTAAACcctggtgtgtgtgtgtgtgtgtatttgaaaaaaaatgatctcgTGAATTGAGTAAATTAATTGATATGACTTGTACAagtatgaaatataaaaatttaaattttttgatgaaaaatcaaaaaccaGCTAATTTTATGTTATAACTTGtaactttcaatttggtcattaGATTAAGTTGACATTTTGCGTGGagtcttataaaatattattttaacttaggttaaagtttcagaatttttagagtatgataagatttttttttttccagataaaAGAGCAAATGCACAAATGAgtgtctaaaattttttttagggaCCAAATTAAAACTTTGCCCAAAACAATCCTCTTTATAAGTTGctagcaatgaaaaagaaaaagaaaaagaaaaggagggagtGTGCAGCTGGCCAAGAGAAGAAAATGTGAAAATAGAGCTTTTGTCATTTTTCATGGgaattacttgaaaaaaaagtgtaaaataGAAATAGTGTTAAGTAATTAAAGAGAGGGTTTGATACATTAAAGAGACTACaagaagtttaaagattttaagTATGCttttagagaagaaaaaattgagcTTAGAAAGAAGTGTGAAGGAGAACTTGATTCAACTTATTTTGGCTTTTGATTATTCATTCCATGAGTTTGAATTCATGGATTTATATTGATTATATATTTGTTGAGGGAATTAATGTTTGAGCTTGtcattaattaagttaatttgtaaaaaaaaaaaagaaagaggggaaGATAAAGAAGAAGGGAAAACAAGATTGAGCGGGATAAAGAATGGTTTCCATCTTGGATTTGTTATTGATCCCTTATTATGTTGTAAGTATATGTGATTTATTATGTTGATTAGTAAAATTTTATGTATTGATgcttagttaaaaatattttattaaaaaaataaattttttttattttaaattaattttttaaatatttttagattattttaatgtactaaaataaaaaataaaaattttaaaataactattatcataatacaaaaaaataaaataattaagtcaAGCCATGAGATTAAATAGGataaacataatataatatcttCATTGGTTTGGCATTTGAAGTAAGCATGCACAAAACAGTGCTTGTTAAAGAAAACATGTAACTACAAAAACTACTCACAATGTACCCGGACTAAATCCCATAACTTCTCAAAATCATCAGCATTCAAAAACCCCTCTTTTTCCCTCTCTAAACCCTAATTTACAATTTTCTCCAATGACCTAACCCTGAAACTGAAACTGAAACTTCAAAATTAGGGCTTCGAATTAATTGAAAATCTTCAATGGTAGCCATGACGAAATCGAGTTCAAGAGAAAGACTAGCGAGTCTCATCAACTCAGCCAAGTCTGCCTCTGACATACCTTCAAAGCTCCAAACTTTGCGTCAATTAAACCAAATTTTGCAACAACAAGAAAACGCTAACTCACTCTCCGAGTTCCTTCCTCGAATTTTCGAGTTTCAGTCTGATCAACACTCTCCTGTTCGCAAATTTGCCACTGAGTGAGTTTCTGCATCgaagtgaattttattttaatttattttcgatTGCAGAGGGAGATTTTTTGTTGCATCCTTTCCCTCTGAATTACTTCCTCTATTCCCTTtgtgcctctttttttttaattaattatttgggtGCTGTTTGTGATTTTGAAGGATAATTGGAGAGATTGGATTGAAGCATTTAGAATTTGTGCCCGAAATTGTTCCGGTTTTAATGTTAGTTTTGGAAGATCTTGTACCGGCTGTTGCTAGACAAGCTATTACTTGTGGGATCAGTTTGTTTCGGGCTACTCTCGAAAAACTTGcaattcaggttttttttttaataaaaaaattagtctctTAAATCAACTGGGGATCTCTTAACTTCGTTAATGATTTACGACCTTTTTTATGCTGATTAAGAGTTGGGGTTGGTATGTTTAGGGTCTTTATGCTAGCGAGCTGGATGATTTGCTTAAGTCTTCGTGGTCATCGATGTTAGAGTTCAAGGAAAAAATTTACTCCATAGCTTTTCAGGTAAAAGGTGATTTTTGAGGTGTGTGGTACATTGGTGAATTTTCTATGTACGCTGTAGTCTGATTCATTTTGATAATGTGTTTTGAAGCTGGGAAGTGGTGGTGTAAGATTGCTGGCACTAAAGTTTGTTGAAGAAGTCATTCTTCTTTACACTCCTGATCCTTATGGCACTTCAGAGCCCCCTTCTCATGAAGGTAATGATACTCGTAGCCTTACCTTTACTTCTTGCCCAGGCTGCATTACGAGGCAGAAAATTTTAATCTGCTACTGCACCAGCATTTCGATAGATTCCATTTGGTTATGCAGAGTGGTTACTTATTTTGCAGGATCAAGTGTGGAATTTAACATATCATGGCTCCGTGGGGGCCACCCTGTACTAAATGTTGGAGATTTGTCAATTGAGGCCAGCATAAAATTGAGTTTATTGCTCGATCAGCTTAGGATGCCAACAGTGAAATCTATCAGTAACTTAATGATCATTGTGCTTGTTAATAGGTAGGCAACTAGCTCTAGTTATATGCATTCAAACTCTATTTTCTGCTGTTGTTTTTGGATGAAATGGACTTGATGCGTCCCTGCACTTGTGATTTCTTGTGCCAATTAATTTTACTGCTTTATGTTTCCTATCAGCCTTGCCAcgattgcaaagaaaaggcctCCATGCTATGGACGCATTCTGCCAGTTTTACTTGGTTTGGATCCCTCAAACTCTGTTATTGAAGGGATGCATGGTTATGGGGCACATCATGCTTTAAAAAATGCCTTCCTCACCTGCTTGAAGTGCAATCACCTGGGTGCTGCACCGGTATGTCTTGATTATTATTGTGTTTGCTTGCACATATGActtgttctcttttctttcgTGGAGTTTATCTTCATCTTGACTTAcaactaatttataattgtaCTTGGTGTACGTATTAGTTTCAAATTCTTCTAGGCAAATTATTGATCTTAGAGTAGCAGATTTGTACTGGAAATTGGTTGcagaggaattttttttttaacatattatttGGTTGATTCATAACTTTTTACtaaggtttaaatttttttatatgatctaTAGATATGTGTGTTGTGCACAAGCTCCTTTCCTCATTCTCATTCAATGTAATTTGCTTCAGAGTTGAATGCGTGTGGGTGTTATTGGGACATTTGTGCTGGCCAAATCAAAATTGTCTGCAATTTTATACTCCAAAGAGTATTGTCAATTCATAATGTTTTCATTAGTTCTATCACTAATTGAACATCCACTAAGAGATTTTCCTTAACATAGGAAGTAGTTTGGCTAGTACTCTATCTTTGGCATTTTTTCTACTCTCTAGAATAACTGTGGTTACCCAACTAACAATTCATGAAATCCACACCAGTATGTTTTTAACTAGCATTTGTATGAAACCAGTTGGTGATGGGGTTTTTTATGACTGCAGTGGCGGGATCGTTTAGTTGGTGTTCTAAAAGAGATGAAAGCAGGAGAGTTGGCAGAGGAAGTGCTACAAGTTTTAAGGAGCAATGGAAGTGTAGAGGAGGCAAAGGAAGATCTTCTAGTTGCAAAGGTACTCTTTTGTATGTTTTCAATGTATATACTCATGTATACGTTGGTATACACATTTCCATGTACACACAAAGAATCACACATATGCATGAAGCTTCTTGATAAAGGCGTCGAGATTTTGCAGGAAGAAAAACTCTCAATTAAGTCATCTGATGGCATTCCAAATAATTCAGCAAGGAAACGATCTGGACCAGAAGACAGTATTGATTTGGCTAAAGACGATGATGTGTCTGGAAAACGTGTCAAATCATCCCCTAGTGTCTCGGAGGAATCATCTAAAGAGTTGGATCATAGAGCTAacaaaaaagatgatgataatGGACCTGTGCAGCAACTTGTTGCTATGTTTGGAGCCTTGGTTGCTCAAGGTGAAAAAGCTGTTGGTTCTTTGGAGATTCTTATTTCAAGCATCTCTGCTGACTTGTTAGCTGAAGTAGTGATGGCTAACATGCGCTACCTTCCTACCGGTCATCCCCAAGCAGAAGGAGATGATGAGTCACTATTGAACATGACTATAGTTGGCAGTGACACTAGAGCCAAGTATCCATCATCTTTTCTGACTAATGTTCTTTCACTATCTAGTTCCTTCCCACCTATAGCTGCACAACTGAATGCTGGTCATTCAGTATCCAAAGACATACCGGTATGggtttcttccttcttctatCCGCTCACAGACCTTCGTTTTTTCCCCCCTTGGCACGAGTTTCGtgaattgtattgttttttgttgttgtttattttagGCTTCCTATTATTCCATCTAACATcctttaaataatttgaatttttttggtttagattTGTCATAATAGGGTGTTTATATATCTGCAGACAACAGACGAGGAGGAACTGCAGACGACAACAGATGAGGAAGAACTGCAGACAACAAAAGACGAGGAAGAACTCCATGTTGCAACAGCTGATGTCGCTGATGTATATACTGGAAAAGGTCATGGTACTGAAGATGAACTGATGCCTGCTGGTTTACCTGCTTCTTCAAATGTCGATTTATCTGGGATGCAGATGGATAGTTTGGCTGTTTCATCTAATATCCATGATTTCGAGAATTCAGACAGTGAAATACCTGGTCTAGATTCTTCTGCTCGTAATGATGTATTTTCAGAGACCATGGGTGCTTCTTCACTGGTCTCTACTGATATTGAAGATGCCAGCCAAGAGCAAGGTACTAGTCTGGGTACAAGGTCATACCAGGAAGTGCTTCCATCAATATCAAATGACAGGTCAGAGGAGCTGAGTCCAAAAGCAGCTGCTACGGATTCCAACAGCCTGATCTCCTCAACTGCAACTTCTGTGCGTTTACACCAGCCTCTTGTTCTGCCTAAGATGTCTGCACCTGTTGTCAATCTTGCTGACGAACAGAAGGATCAGCTGCAAAATTTGGCTTTCATACGCATCATTGAGGCATACAAGCAAATAGCAGTTGCTGGAAGTTCACAATTTCGCCTTTCCTTGCTTTCTTCTTTAGGAGTTGAGGTATTGGTTCTATATTATCAAGGATAGTTACCTCCCCTTTGCTGTTGGTTGTGGTGTATATGATGTTTCCTGTACTTGTTCAGTTTGATTAGTTATATTACTCTATCTGCATTTTCCTTGTTACTCAGCTGAAATAACAATCCTtgtgttcttttcttctttggcTAAATTCTTTTGAGTTGTAATGATGCATAATCTGGTCAAACATGCATGCCTTTGTAAGACCCATGCACCAGATAACCTGATCCAAGCATCTTCAACCATGTCAATGaacaaaataatcattttgTTTGCTTTTCATTCTTCACCATCAGTGCTTAATTTTCTGAATTGTCAAGCCAGAATTTGGACATCTTTTGGTTTGCAAATGTGGACCTATACTAGTTTGCTCCATCCACAAGAAAATTCCCACTATCTAATGGATGCTATCTTCAATCACACAGTAATTTGGAATCGTTTCCACTTCTTCAATTCATGCTAACTATtgtttcattctcttttttctcatgCACAGACTTAATTAGTGCAATGATCAATTCTAGGTTCCTCTTTtccatgaaattttaatttggaaGTTTGGGTGGATATTAGTCGTCCAATGGTAAACTTTTTGTATCTTTTCCATGATTTTTAATTgcatattttcttgttttagatATTCAGAGAGTTGTATGATGTGCACTAGTTCATGACCTTATTCTATGTAGTTGCATAGTCAGAACTAGACATTAGTACGGAGAACCAAACTATACGTAATGTgctgatatttatttatttattttatttttacctttttgCAGTTTCCTTCAGAGTTAGACCCATGGGAACTCCTTAAAAAGCATATATTGTCAGATTATGTGGTTCATGAGGTAAGAGAGTATTCCAACTTTTCATAGCTTAGCTTATTGCACAGATGCTAACTTCTAGTGGCGATGGGCTTTAATCAGAATGCGCTAAAACTGCTTCATTTCATTTGTTTACTGCCACCATCATTGTATCAACAAATTTTATGCTATGGAATTGGAGAGTTGGCATATTTAGTTTCGAGTTCATTGATTTTACTATATTATGGAAAGTTCCCTTTAATGTGTCTAGGGATTGTCAGCATGAGAATGAAGATTTCAGTTGTTCAGTTGTATTGCTGTGCTGATGCAGTCACTTGCTGGACTCTGCCATTGTTGCTCTTTTCTGTTCTATTTtgattcttctaaaaaaaatgtagCATCTGACAATAATTGCTGGGTGCCTTCAGGGACACGAGTTGACATTGCATGTCCTCTACAGGTTATTTGGTGAGGTAGAAGAGGAACATGACTTCCTTTCTTCTACAACTGCTGCTTCTGTGTATGAAATGTTCCTTCTGACTGTGGTTCGTATTTATTTCCCTTTTACCATTTCTCATTCTTGCATCAGATATGTATATtctgaaagaaagaaattatattaaattgcaGGCTGAAACGCTTAGAGATTCTTTTCCTCCTTCAGACAAATCTTTAAGTAGATTGCTTGGTGAAGCTCCTTATCTTCCAAATTCAATTTTCAGTCTATTAGAGTCCTTGTGTTCTCCTGGAAACATCGATAAAGCTGAGGAGTTGCAAAGTGGAGATCGAGTTACTCAAGGTCTCAGCACTGTATGGAGCCTGATTTTGCTGAGGCCTCCTATTCGAGAATCCTGCTTAAAAATTGCTCTGCAGGTTTCCTCTCTTTATCATCTATTCCATTTATTTCAATTGTCAATATCATTTGCACATTTTGATTGCCATGCCTATCTCGGCCTCTTTGCTGGTTGCTGTGAGGGTTATTGCAAGTTAAAGTGTTGCATAGCAAtgctgcaaaaataaaaaatatatataatacaaaataaatattaaaaaccgttaagcaaaaataaaaataaatagaaaaatatatcatttgcacattttctttttgtggtGATCATCATTCCCACTAACATCATCCATAACTGCAAATCTTCTGAGAGATGAATACCAGTTCATATTTTGTTGAATTGTTTTTCACTTCATGTCTGATCAATCATTCCCTCTTGTATGACTATTTTGTAATTCTAGGAAGATGGAATATTAATCATGTGGTGAAATCGAGAGCTGGATGATCTCTTATTGCCTATATTTACTATTAGGGGGTTGACTCCCATTGTGCAATGGTGTTCCTGGTTGTGTTATCTGTAGATTATTTTATGATTGGCCATTTTGTAAATTCTAGTGATTGTTTGAGGAAACTTTCTTATTgtcttgtatttaatttaatgtttttcttttacctCTGGAAGAGTGCAGTTCATCATTTGGAAGAAGTACGTATGAAGGCACTTCGTTTGGTATGCAACACCCAAGCACAACTTGCTATTGAAGGAATAAATAAGATGCTTGTTATAAACTGTTTTATCATTTTGGGTTCATTTTGCAGGTGGCAAATAAGCTTTATCCTCTCTCATCCATCGCTCAACAAATAGAAGATTTCGCAAAGGAAAAGCTGCTTTCTGTGGTAAATAGTGATGCTACAGAAAGCATGGATGCTGAAGGGTCATTCTCTGAATCACAGAAGGTAGTGGTTTTATGCATTATGGATGTGAAGTTTCACTCTTGCAAAATCTTCTTACATATTTGTCATTTTTGTGCTGAAATGATTTGAGGTTATATACCCCAACTTCTTTATCTACAAACAGGGAAGTAACatgtaaatttgtaatttttcattttattttaggccccgtttgtttgttggaaagtagttttctttaggaaaatgaattctagaaaagtgaatttcagaaaagtgaattattttctaatgtttggtagtgtgatggaaaataagttggaaaatactttccaatgTTTGGTTATgacatggaaaatgagttggaaaataacttattaatgttttgttttttttttcaagtttattaaaataataagaaacaaatcttacaaattaaaaagttgaatgagaatgtaattgaaaaaaatataatttcataaattatctcaaataaaataaataataataaaaataatagagattaatctaacaaataaaaaatttgaaagatgaagaaattaaaataacaataattaccatttcataaattatttcaaataaaataacaatcaaaagaatgatgaccaaatttgatagataaaaaattttcaattaaaaaatgataaggaaaaaacaaataaaaattataaaaatcaaattctaagggatgaaattgaaaaaaaatattcaaaacaaaatatatatagcaattaaaagtttgaggaccaaatttgatataatcaacaaataatatgatatttctaaatttttcacaacttccgaaaAGTTTTTTCcgctcaaaataaaagaaaaacactttcttggaaaccaaaccaaattttcctttgactagaaagtattttttgttgaccaacttttctaataataaacaaacacatgaaagtttggaaagtggtttccaggaaaccactttccgtcAAACAAATGAGGGCTTAGATAATTCTTTGTTGAAAAAGCTACTATGAGCAATTATGTACCTTTCTGCTATTGCTGTCACATTTTCTGAAAATGGTAACAATCTGTGCCCCTTGCTGAGTGTTTAATAGATTGCAAAACACATGATATAAACTGCAGTTACTCGATTTGTTGATGTTCGTCTATTAGGTTTGGGTGAGGCCTCTTACAAGTTacaatttaatgaaatatttgaattatgtaatgTTAGAGTTTCACTACATGAACTGGTTGTGCACCCTTTTCTATCCCCCATAAGTTTAAATACTTggcatgaaaataattatatccaGTTTTTTTCATGATGATAGATTTAGCTAGTTGAAGTGTTTCTGGTGGATTTCATTAGCTCTCAAGTATTGTttgttgctttatttttcttagatcAACAAATGCACCAAAATATTTCTCCAGTTATAATTCCACAATTCAATAGCTGGAAGAATATGAATGAACTACACCAGTTTATCGCTTGCTTTTTCTAAGCCAGTATGTTTCTTGGTTATGTTCTAATTACATCCTCAACAGGATTCGATTTTGGAAAAACCATCAAATGAGCATCAATCTATGAGTGCCATCAGTAAAGATATCTCCTCTGAGACTCATCAGTCATGCACATCTGAAAGTGTATCATCACTCTCAATCTCAGAGGCCCAGCGGTGCTTGTCACTGTATTTTGCCCTGTGCACAAAGGTGTTATTTTTATTCCAAGTCAAAGCCTTCTCATCTTAAATTTCCAACATTTGAAGTTGTTATCATCAATTTAcggtaatattttatttaagaatctAATTCTTCTTTGGATTGGATTAATATTTCTACCTTTAATCTGATTGACAGAAGCACTCCCTATTTCgccaaatttttattgtttataaaagTGCATCAAAGGCAGTTAAACAGGTTTGGTTTATTTGCATTACATTTTACACTGAATGCTGTAGTTCACTTTGTTCCTGCTGTGAGCTTTTATTAGTTATATGGTGCAGGCAGTTAATCGGCACATTCCTATACTAGTCCGTACTATGGGTTCGTCATCTGATCTTCTTGAAATACTTTCAGATCCTCCTATTGGAAGCGAGAATCTTCTGATGCAGGTTTAGCAATTGGTCAATTATGTAACAAACTCAACCCTATTGAAGTGTTTATAATACTATTGCTGATTTtgtactcttttcttttttgcattttcCCCATGTACATAGGTTTTACAAACACTGACAGAAGGGGCAGTTCCTTCACCTGAATTGTTATTCACCATTAGGAAGTTgcatgattcaaaaataaaggtATGAAGCCGTGTTGTTGATTTATTAGCCAATGTTGATTAGCTtttaatgaaaagtaaaaagaagTGAGGCTCTTGGCTAATGTATGCTTGCTTTTGATTTATTACAGGATGCAGAGATCCTAATTCCAATATTACCATTCCTACCCAGAGATGAGGTCTCTCTTGTAATCTTGTTCATTGTTTTGTGTAGAATCATATAAATGCATCTCTTTTTATGACATCTGCATTTTGCATCTGTTATCTTTCTTCTTGCAGTGTGAATACTTTATGTGTTGGTACTGTCAGTTCATTAATTAAGATGGTCATTCAGTGATGCAAAAAAGATAGCAATGTTTTTTGTTCAGCTTTCCCTTGGTACCTGTGATGACtcattttaaattgaagtcTATTAGATCCTATAATGTCAGGGACATTTGCGTGGCAATTAGGTGGTCAGGTTTACTGccacatgaaaataatataaaccacTGGATCTAGATAACATAATGACTGTTTGAAAGATATGTACTGCTCTCAAACATGGTAGCAGTGAATTGATTTATCCTATTTACATAAATCAGTGACTGGCAAAAGAAatcaatcatgattttttttaaactgcaCAAATCTTTATTGGAGCTTACATGACAAGATGATTTTACTTATATGAGTAGCTTTGAGGCTGGCTACTTTGTAAATTCATTTCCAAAGAAGCTAGATTGCAGTAGATGAAAAAGTAATTCCCTGTAGATTGCAAGGATAGATAGGTCCGCATGATGCTTTTAACCTCAAAGACCAATGCGCGATATAAATCCATCTCAATAGTTGATGTCGGGTTATCCTCTCTCATTCCCTCCCTCGTTAGTGGACTCAACCAAAACATTTGCTCTCATCAACCAAAACATTTGCTCTCATCAAACTGACTGATTGCCCACAGTGGCTTCTTGGAGATTGTACCTCAATCAATTTGGTTCTAGGACTAACCATGGCATGCATTTGGTGGCTTGGTTTTCAACTTGTGGCAACTTGTGAGCTAACCTAGGATGGAGACATAGGTGGGCTAGAACTATTCATATTATTCTTTCCCAACATGATCCATAGATTCTAGGAGTTTCATCATTTTCCTACATCAGAGGAGAATATACTGAGGTCATGTATTTGTATTCTCCTCTTTCTAATAATTGCAATTGTGTTCTTCTGATGCATATATGgatattggttttttatttttattttttttctgttagccATCTCTTCCTTTCCCTTTAATAATGTTAATTCCTTATTTTCCAGATTTTGCTGCTCTTTCCCCATTTAGTGAATCTTCCTCTGGATAAGTTCCAAATTGCACTTGCTCGTACACTACAggtatcttctttctttttttttaaaaaaaaacattagagaaAAAGGATCTCCTTCACTTTGCATCCAGTTTTCTTTGAGTATTTTGAGTGACTTTATGTTTCTAATAGTGTACTTCTCTCTACCAGACTAGGACCCttgtttttttcacattaagTAAAGTCGTCCCACCTGTCCAAGAATAGGACTTAAATAACCTTTGAACCTTGCAAtacattttttgaatttttcttgtattttgtatgaaaaaaatatgcttctggttttagctttttattgcatttcaaaagcatttaaatcaataattcaaTATTGATGGATCAAATCATATTCATTGCAATCTTTccctattttatatttatgtttgtgATTGGTCTCCATTTCCATGGAGATATGGGCCATCCAAAAGCCCACTTGTCTAAATTTCTATATTGAACTCATTTTTTCCTTTGTCATTTACATCAATTATCAGCATCTAAATTTTCTCTTTTCCATTCCATGCTTTTATGATGCTCTATTGCATGCTGTCAGTCAATATGGGCCTGTTCTCATTGTTTGTCATTCTACTTCCAACAATGATTTCATCCATAGATGTTGATCAAATATTTGACTTCTTGCACTGCTTACTGTCAGTATTAATGTTCTCTAAATAATG
This genomic window contains:
- the LOC118037476 gene encoding uncharacterized protein isoform X1; the encoded protein is MVAMTKSSSRERLASLINSAKSASDIPSKLQTLRQLNQILQQQENANSLSEFLPRIFEFQSDQHSPVRKFATEIIGEIGLKHLEFVPEIVPVLMLVLEDLVPAVARQAITCGISLFRATLEKLAIQGLYASELDDLLKSSWSSMLEFKEKIYSIAFQLGSGGVRLLALKFVEEVILLYTPDPYGTSEPPSHEGSSVEFNISWLRGGHPVLNVGDLSIEASIKLSLLLDQLRMPTVKSISNLMIIVLVNSLATIAKKRPPCYGRILPVLLGLDPSNSVIEGMHGYGAHHALKNAFLTCLKCNHLGAAPWRDRLVGVLKEMKAGELAEEVLQVLRSNGSVEEAKEDLLVAKEEKLSIKSSDGIPNNSARKRSGPEDSIDLAKDDDVSGKRVKSSPSVSEESSKELDHRANKKDDDNGPVQQLVAMFGALVAQGEKAVGSLEILISSISADLLAEVVMANMRYLPTGHPQAEGDDESLLNMTIVGSDTRAKYPSSFLTNVLSLSSSFPPIAAQLNAGHSVSKDIPICHNRVFIYLQTTDEEELQTTTDEEELQTTKDEEELHVATADVADVYTGKGHGTEDELMPAGLPASSNVDLSGMQMDSLAVSSNIHDFENSDSEIPGLDSSARNDVFSETMGASSLVSTDIEDASQEQGTSLGTRSYQEVLPSISNDRSEELSPKAAATDSNSLISSTATSVRLHQPLVLPKMSAPVVNLADEQKDQLQNLAFIRIIEAYKQIAVAGSSQFRLSLLSSLGVEFPSELDPWELLKKHILSDYVVHEGHELTLHVLYRLFGEVEEEHDFLSSTTAASVYEMFLLTVAETLRDSFPPSDKSLSRLLGEAPYLPNSIFSLLESLCSPGNIDKAEELQSGDRVTQGLSTVWSLILLRPPIRESCLKIALQSAVHHLEEVRMKALRLVANKLYPLSSIAQQIEDFAKEKLLSVVNSDATESMDAEGSFSESQKDSILEKPSNEHQSMSAISKDISSETHQSCTSESVSSLSISEAQRCLSLYFALCTKKHSLFRQIFIVYKSASKAVKQAVNRHIPILVRTMGSSSDLLEILSDPPIGSENLLMQVLQTLTEGAVPSPELLFTIRKLHDSKIKDAEILIPILPFLPRDEILLLFPHLVNLPLDKFQIALARTLQGSSHSGTMLSPAEVLIAIHGIDPDRDGIPLKKVTDACNACFEQRQIFTQQVLAKVLNQLVEQIPLPLLFMRTVLQAIGAFPALVEFIMEILSRLVSKQIWKYPKLWVGFLKCAQLTKPQSFNVLLQLPPPQLENALNRTAALKAPLVAYASQPNIKSSLPRSVLVVLGIAPDPQTSSQAQTSLAQTGDTNNSDKDVTVDNSKTGETSNSVKEVQTEKSKESSVAS
- the LOC118037476 gene encoding uncharacterized protein isoform X2, coding for MVAMTKSSSRERLASLINSAKSASDIPSKLQTLRQLNQILQQQENANSLSEFLPRIFEFQSDQHSPVRKFATEIIGEIGLKHLEFVPEIVPVLMLVLEDLVPAVARQAITCGISLFRATLEKLAIQGLYASELDDLLKSSWSSMLEFKEKIYSIAFQLGSGGVRLLALKFVEEVILLYTPDPYGTSEPPSHEGSSVEFNISWLRGGHPVLNVGDLSIEASIKLSLLLDQLRMPTVKSISNLMIIVLVNSLATIAKKRPPCYGRILPVLLGLDPSNSVIEGMHGYGAHHALKNAFLTCLKCNHLGAAPWRDRLVGVLKEMKAGELAEEVLQVLRSNGSVEEAKEDLLVAKEEKLSIKSSDGIPNNSARKRSGPEDSIDLAKDDDVSGKRVKSSPSVSEESSKELDHRANKKDDDNGPVQQLVAMFGALVAQGEKAVGSLEILISSISADLLAEVVMANMRYLPTGHPQAEGDDESLLNMTIVGSDTRAKYPSSFLTNVLSLSSSFPPIAAQLNAGHSVSKDIPTTDEEELQTTTDEEELQTTKDEEELHVATADVADVYTGKGHGTEDELMPAGLPASSNVDLSGMQMDSLAVSSNIHDFENSDSEIPGLDSSARNDVFSETMGASSLVSTDIEDASQEQGTSLGTRSYQEVLPSISNDRSEELSPKAAATDSNSLISSTATSVRLHQPLVLPKMSAPVVNLADEQKDQLQNLAFIRIIEAYKQIAVAGSSQFRLSLLSSLGVEFPSELDPWELLKKHILSDYVVHEGHELTLHVLYRLFGEVEEEHDFLSSTTAASVYEMFLLTVAETLRDSFPPSDKSLSRLLGEAPYLPNSIFSLLESLCSPGNIDKAEELQSGDRVTQGLSTVWSLILLRPPIRESCLKIALQSAVHHLEEVRMKALRLVANKLYPLSSIAQQIEDFAKEKLLSVVNSDATESMDAEGSFSESQKDSILEKPSNEHQSMSAISKDISSETHQSCTSESVSSLSISEAQRCLSLYFALCTKKHSLFRQIFIVYKSASKAVKQAVNRHIPILVRTMGSSSDLLEILSDPPIGSENLLMQVLQTLTEGAVPSPELLFTIRKLHDSKIKDAEILIPILPFLPRDEILLLFPHLVNLPLDKFQIALARTLQGSSHSGTMLSPAEVLIAIHGIDPDRDGIPLKKVTDACNACFEQRQIFTQQVLAKVLNQLVEQIPLPLLFMRTVLQAIGAFPALVEFIMEILSRLVSKQIWKYPKLWVGFLKCAQLTKPQSFNVLLQLPPPQLENALNRTAALKAPLVAYASQPNIKSSLPRSVLVVLGIAPDPQTSSQAQTSLAQTGDTNNSDKDVTVDNSKTGETSNSVKEVQTEKSKESSVAS